Proteins co-encoded in one Thamnophis elegans isolate rThaEle1 chromosome 1, rThaEle1.pri, whole genome shotgun sequence genomic window:
- the LOC116508980 gene encoding LOW QUALITY PROTEIN: tubulin alpha-1D chain-like (The sequence of the model RefSeq protein was modified relative to this genomic sequence to represent the inferred CDS: inserted 1 base in 1 codon), with the protein MRECISIHVGQAGVQIGNACWELYCLEHGIQPDGQMPSDKTIGGGDDSFNTFFSETGAGKHVPRAVFVDLEPTVIDEVRTGTYRQLFHPEQLITGKEDAANNYARGHYTIGKEXIDLVLDRIRRLADQCTGLQGFLIFHSFGGGTGSGFTSLLMERLSVDYGKKSKLEFSIYPAPQISTAVVEPYNSILTTHTTLEHSDCAFMVDNEAIYDICRRNLDIERPTYTNLNRLIGQIVSSITASLRFDGALNVDLTEFQTNLVPYPRIHFPLATYAPVISAEKAYHEQLSVSEITNACFEPANQMVKCDPRHGKYMACCLLYRGDVVPKDVNAAIATIKTKRTIQFVDWCPTGFKVGINYQPPTVVPGGDLAKVQRAVCMLSNTTAIAEAWARLDHKFDLMYAKRAFVHWYVGEGMEEGEFSEAREDMAALEKDYEEVGTDSIEGEGEEEEGDEY; encoded by the exons atg CGTGAATGCATTTCTATCCATGTCGGCCAGGCTGGTGTGCAGATTGGCAATGCTTGTTGGGAACTGTACTGTCTGGAGCATGGAATTCAGCCAGATGGGCAGATGCCCAGTGACAAAACTATTGGAGGGGGAGATGACTCCTTTAATACCTTCTTCAGTGAGACTGGGGCTGGGAAACATGTGCCTCGAGCTGTTTTTGTGGATCTAGAGCCTACCGTGATTG ATGAGGTTCGGACCGGCACATACCGTCAACTCTTCCACCCAGAACAGCTGATAACCGGAAAGGAAGATGCTGCCAATAACTATGCTCGTGGTCACTACACTATTGGCAAAG ATATTGATTTGGTGTTGGACAGGATCCGAA GATTG GCAGACCAATGCACAGGATTGCAGGGATTTCTCATCTTTCACAGTTTTGGAGGAGGCACCGGATCAGGTTTTACTTCCTTGTTGATGGAGAGGCTCTCTGTGGATTATGGCAAGAAGTCCAAACTGGAGTTTTCCATTTACCCAGCACCTCAAATATCAACAGCTGTGGTGGAGCCCTACAATTCAATCCTCACCACACATACCACTCTTGAGCACTCAGACTGTGCTTTTATGGTAGACAATGAAGCCATCTATGATATCTGCCGTAGAAACCTGGACATTGAACGCCCCACTTACACAAATCTGAATAGGCTGATTGGCCAGATTGTGTCCTCCATCACTGCCTCTCTGCGCTTTGATGGGGCTCTGAATGTAGACCTGACAGAGTTCCAGACCAATCTAGTGCCCTACCCTCGTATCCATTTCCCTCTGGCTACCTATGCTCCGGTCATCTCTGCAGAGAAGGCCTACCATGAGCAGCTTTCTGTGTCTGAGATCACCAATGCTTGCTTTGAGCCTGCTAACCAGATGGTAAAATGTGACCCCCGCCATGGCAAATACATGGCCTGCTGCCTTTTGTATCGAGGGGATGTGGTGCCTAAGGATGTCAATGCTGCCATTGCCACCATTAAAACAAAGCGAACTATCCAGTTTGTAGACTGGTGTCCTACAGGTTTTAAAGTGGGCATCAACTACCAGCCTCCCACTGTGGTTCCTGGAGGAGACCTAGCCAAAGTTCAGCGGGCAGTGTGCATGCTGAGCAACACCACAGCCATTGCTGAGGCCTGGGCCCGCCTGGATCACAAGTTTGATCTAATGTATGCCAAGCGGGCCTTCGTGCACTGGTATGTTGGGGAAGGGATGGAAGAAGGGGAGTTCTCTGAGGCTCGTGAAGATATGGCTGCCCTGGAGAAGGATTATGAAGAGGTGGGCACAGATAGcattgaaggagaaggagaagaagaggaaggtgaTGAGTATTAA